The Parafrankia discariae genome window below encodes:
- a CDS encoding thiolase family protein, with translation MAGNVWIVGIHMTKFGRHPTLDTVDLGTEAIRGALADAGLRMRDVGLLAAGNLMGGGGSFGQRLQKQVGQTGIPVFNVANACATGATALRVAVMAIRAGETEVGLAVGAEKLSGAGLLAGGTRAEEGDRWSREGRYGAVAALDGRVGTETMPGVFAQIGMEYGHRYGGTSFELFARISEKNHAHSTLNPLAAYQKRFTLKQIMNDVMIAYPNTRPMCSANCDGGAAVVVVSDSKLRTLPIEQQRRAVKISASVLTSDPWQDGCQILPDINTLTRAAAEQAYEQAGVDPEDLDLVELHDCFATAELVHYDNLKLCPQGGAVDFFNSGATWRDGTTPVNVSGGLESKGHPIAATGIANVWEVVTHLRGEAGHRQITDARVGLAHVIGLGNACGVHILEKAVA, from the coding sequence ATGGCGGGGAACGTCTGGATCGTGGGCATCCACATGACGAAGTTCGGCAGGCATCCGACACTCGACACGGTTGATCTGGGTACCGAGGCGATCCGGGGTGCGCTGGCCGACGCCGGGCTGCGGATGCGGGACGTGGGTCTGCTGGCGGCCGGCAACCTGATGGGCGGGGGCGGTTCGTTCGGCCAGCGGCTGCAGAAGCAGGTCGGGCAGACCGGCATCCCCGTGTTCAACGTCGCGAACGCGTGTGCCACGGGAGCGACCGCGCTGCGGGTCGCTGTGATGGCGATCCGGGCTGGTGAGACCGAGGTTGGCCTCGCTGTGGGTGCGGAGAAGCTGTCAGGCGCGGGCCTGCTCGCCGGGGGGACCCGGGCCGAGGAGGGCGACCGCTGGTCGAGGGAAGGCCGCTATGGCGCGGTGGCAGCCCTGGACGGCCGGGTCGGGACCGAGACGATGCCGGGTGTGTTTGCGCAGATCGGCATGGAGTACGGCCACAGGTACGGTGGCACGAGCTTCGAGTTGTTCGCCCGTATCTCGGAGAAGAACCACGCGCACTCGACACTGAACCCGCTCGCCGCCTACCAGAAGCGGTTCACTCTCAAACAGATCATGAACGATGTCATGATCGCGTATCCGAACACCCGTCCGATGTGCTCGGCCAACTGCGACGGCGGCGCGGCCGTCGTGGTCGTCAGCGACTCCAAGCTGCGCACCCTGCCCATCGAGCAGCAACGCCGCGCGGTCAAGATCAGTGCCTCGGTGCTGACCAGCGATCCCTGGCAGGACGGCTGTCAGATCCTGCCTGACATCAACACCCTCACCCGGGCCGCCGCCGAACAGGCCTACGAACAGGCCGGCGTCGACCCCGAGGACCTCGACCTCGTCGAACTGCACGACTGCTTCGCCACCGCCGAACTCGTGCACTACGACAACCTGAAGCTCTGTCCGCAGGGCGGCGCCGTCGACTTCTTCAACTCCGGCGCGACCTGGCGCGACGGGACGACGCCCGTCAACGTCTCCGGGGGGCTCGAGTCCAAGGGCCACCCGATAGCGGCCACCGGCATCGCCAACGTCTGGGAAGTCGTCACTCACCTGCGAGGAGAGGCAGGCCATCGGCAGATCACCGACGCGCGAGTGGGCCTCGCCCACGTCATCGGTCTCGGCAACGCCTGCGGCGTGCACATCCTCGAGAAGGCCGTCGCCTGA